In Numidum massiliense, a single genomic region encodes these proteins:
- a CDS encoding T7SS effector LXG polymorphic toxin: protein MKTLDVQALHNMLDMTEKTIAEQIGHVKAVEAAASEVVSLDDSLKGAAGLAIRTFFLECHLPFLKKYTLFLERYKSFLHSCKQALQSTEPEESGLIRDVFLEQDVKDSLHYVRTAVSDRTNNVNAALSQIRDILSLPNLDEDSARQKILQGQQKIEETLDKLHTFDHQQANALQQLEQDAHLMETYIARMNEMLQSGQLSVPGYSSGQWTKEETYQELFNSLPEKVKEAITEQTSKLSNMYGKGDNKQSPKTPDPINIASGNFFYEHTDLVIPGASPVALTRFYNAQDDQVGVFGANWQWNYGVHLKAVNDEDVEVTFADGHRQLFLTHEYGGFVAPNGSRHRLEAHEDGTYVLDTPSQECYTFDPAGQLTQVTDAAGRVTELLYNRVGQLVTLQTPCGTLQFTYNASGLITRVSDDAGRQVSYTYRQHDLVAFTDVAGQTIRYDYDENHRMTKVISPNGRGVVKNTYDDKGRATMQVAPNGGVTKLTYDEDAKRTVVKDAHGHETTYVYDERFRLVEKVNPLGEKERYTYNDYNDLVRYTDRRGYTTTYDYDREGNCIAMRDALGHVTKMTYTSQNKLASLTLADGATYTFSYDDSGNMIQEVNPLAHTATYSYTAIGQLKEAKLPNGARLVPTYDARGNLASLTNALQHAIHLTYDQLNRISALTDANGHTTHVAYDAEHRPVQWTGPDKHSVRYHYNAHGNVSKIVDQEGYETVFTYDESDQLVQVTDAAGNATRYTYDKLGHLQKVVDPNGNKTVYTYDVLERVRTVTDPDGYVTTYAYDANDNVVQVTDAEDGHTTYTYDALNRVVAMTQPSGAVTRYDYDAVGRLTRQIDSAGRVTTFTYDALGQLVKVSDSRGYATTYAYDALQKMTQMTLPNGHSWQFEYDLLGQLTKVVNPLGHMRERVYDPTGQVIADIDALGNKTTYVYDVAGRLCQVVNPDGSCKTFTYTSRGRIASLVDENGHTTQYAYDALNALHTVRDPSVRERMAAEFQNAPIDLEKWLTNREPEQTLTYQYNARGLIARTVDAAGQVTRYSYNGLGQLTSVVDRDGFETAYTYNRRQQVSGISFGDGREVRYEYNPSGQLTRLRDWLGVTEFAYDVGGQLAHVVDAAQRKTVYSWTPTGQRASVTYPDGYRVRYAYNALDQVVEVADDAERKTTYAYDANGQLQRRVLPNGHATTYAYDSLSRVTQLTHADRERRAYTSQAFTYDRAGNRMRTVATDQDGRQEETRYAYDELHRLTEVTHSDGLRRNYFYDQLGNRLGRIDVHEGKEGSLLRAGELYQYDRSNRLVQTFDLAHRETQRYSYDKRGNLVEIYRGDQLVQQHTFDAANRLVEAKTADGVQTHYAYNGLGQKVQRTSHSIVPREGDVATSQKGALQERAQTESACEVSESACEAPQSACEAATHHADVPVNGQVTSEGQNTESFVVDPLAATDDVLMTVGPDGVRRFIRGARGTAGADLIGEEVLAPGASSVAEAGTPDEGALALDGVLDAEKTFYYQHDTLGSATHVSSDRGDQVVQYAYDAFGMPTAAMNPIAETDTINSAKDDAADFYVKGNGAGDAEVGTSMSAMSASDGDFCFDAFAGPSVSASYTGHSFEAATGLYDAGARHYMPAIGRFISEDPWGGNAFHPQTTNPYPYVLNQPLKYVDATGRKPHIAVQPGAVSNTGSEFEKTLKKLFDPKHAAEDVKKLFPVDPHMFNEDIFIKDVRPPFSQIYEHIVKVDELGVSNQGAVAVGGVAPGPGAIIGSVLTIAVALGLMELGEPEIPGWDGTRRSGGARWEENVPENFEVHRVTIADLEDLYIFSMRPETKKMNDNLKNDLNERVVNYHKGPNKSDSEKQRQETKEMGSKRIQENDMPVIMSTGHMPKWFVNTNLTLHLVAANALWINPVLEGIARYLGKTSDSNWKGK from the coding sequence GTGAAAACACTGGATGTGCAAGCGCTGCACAATATGCTCGATATGACTGAAAAAACGATCGCGGAGCAAATTGGTCATGTGAAAGCCGTCGAAGCTGCCGCCTCGGAAGTCGTTTCGTTGGACGACAGCCTGAAAGGAGCGGCGGGGCTGGCGATTCGCACCTTTTTTCTAGAATGCCACCTGCCCTTTTTAAAGAAGTACACGCTTTTTTTAGAAAGGTACAAGTCCTTTCTGCACAGTTGCAAACAGGCACTCCAATCGACGGAACCGGAAGAGAGTGGCTTGATTCGCGATGTATTTCTCGAACAAGATGTGAAAGACAGTTTGCATTATGTGCGTACCGCTGTTTCGGATCGCACCAATAACGTTAACGCCGCTCTATCGCAAATTCGCGACATTTTATCTTTGCCTAATCTGGATGAAGACAGTGCCAGACAAAAGATTTTGCAAGGTCAGCAAAAAATCGAAGAGACCCTCGACAAGTTGCACACCTTTGACCATCAACAAGCAAATGCGCTACAACAGTTGGAACAAGACGCCCATCTGATGGAAACGTACATCGCCCGGATGAACGAGATGCTGCAAAGCGGACAGCTAAGTGTGCCCGGTTATTCGTCCGGTCAATGGACGAAAGAGGAGACGTATCAGGAACTGTTTAACAGCTTGCCGGAAAAGGTCAAAGAAGCCATCACGGAGCAAACGAGTAAATTGTCCAATATGTACGGGAAAGGGGACAACAAACAATCTCCGAAGACGCCAGACCCGATCAATATCGCTTCAGGAAACTTCTTTTACGAACATACGGATCTCGTCATCCCTGGCGCGAGTCCGGTGGCGCTCACGCGTTTTTATAACGCGCAAGACGACCAAGTCGGAGTATTTGGCGCAAATTGGCAGTGGAATTACGGCGTTCATTTGAAAGCGGTCAACGATGAAGACGTGGAAGTGACATTCGCAGACGGACACCGCCAACTGTTTTTAACACATGAATATGGCGGTTTTGTTGCCCCGAACGGGTCGCGGCATCGTTTAGAGGCTCACGAAGACGGTACGTATGTGCTGGATACGCCGTCACAGGAGTGTTATACGTTTGACCCAGCGGGACAGTTGACGCAAGTTACGGATGCAGCAGGACGAGTGACGGAACTTCTATACAACCGCGTCGGACAGTTGGTGACACTACAGACACCTTGCGGCACTTTACAATTTACATACAACGCGTCAGGCCTTATCACACGGGTGAGCGACGATGCGGGACGCCAAGTGTCGTACACGTACCGCCAGCACGACTTAGTCGCGTTCACCGATGTCGCGGGACAGACGATTCGCTACGACTACGACGAGAACCACCGCATGACGAAAGTGATCAGTCCGAACGGCCGCGGGGTTGTGAAGAACACGTACGACGACAAAGGGCGGGCTACGATGCAAGTTGCTCCAAACGGCGGCGTGACGAAGCTCACTTATGACGAGGATGCGAAGCGGACCGTTGTGAAAGACGCTCACGGCCACGAGACGACTTACGTCTACGACGAGCGGTTCCGGCTCGTGGAGAAGGTAAACCCGTTAGGTGAAAAAGAGCGGTATACGTATAACGATTACAACGACCTCGTCCGTTACACGGATCGCCGTGGTTACACGACGACCTATGATTACGATCGGGAAGGCAACTGTATCGCCATGCGGGACGCGCTCGGGCACGTGACGAAAATGACGTACACGTCGCAAAACAAACTCGCTTCGCTCACGTTAGCAGATGGAGCGACGTACACCTTTTCGTACGATGACAGTGGGAATATGATCCAGGAGGTTAACCCGCTCGCCCATACGGCGACATACTCGTACACGGCGATCGGGCAACTGAAAGAAGCGAAGCTCCCTAACGGCGCCCGCCTCGTGCCTACTTACGATGCGCGGGGTAACCTTGCGTCGCTTACGAATGCGTTGCAACACGCGATCCACCTTACGTATGACCAGTTGAACCGGATCAGCGCGCTAACCGATGCAAATGGGCATACGACGCATGTTGCCTATGACGCGGAGCACCGTCCGGTGCAATGGACAGGTCCGGACAAACACAGTGTACGCTACCACTACAACGCTCACGGAAACGTGAGCAAAATCGTCGATCAGGAAGGATACGAGACAGTATTTACATACGACGAATCCGATCAGTTGGTGCAAGTGACCGATGCCGCCGGAAACGCCACGCGGTACACGTACGACAAGCTCGGTCATTTGCAAAAAGTTGTCGATCCGAACGGAAACAAAACGGTCTATACGTACGACGTGTTAGAGCGAGTCCGCACCGTCACCGACCCCGACGGTTACGTGACGACGTATGCGTACGATGCCAACGATAACGTGGTGCAAGTGACTGATGCGGAAGATGGGCACACGACGTACACATACGACGCACTCAACCGCGTCGTCGCGATGACACAGCCTTCTGGGGCAGTGACTCGTTACGATTACGATGCCGTGGGGCGCTTAACGCGGCAGATCGATTCAGCCGGTCGTGTCACGACGTTTACTTACGATGCACTCGGCCAACTAGTGAAAGTGAGTGACTCCCGCGGTTACGCGACGACCTACGCATACGATGCGCTGCAAAAAATGACGCAGATGACACTTCCGAACGGCCATTCGTGGCAGTTTGAATACGACTTACTAGGGCAACTGACGAAAGTCGTAAACCCTCTCGGCCATATGCGGGAACGCGTGTACGACCCAACAGGACAAGTGATAGCTGACATTGACGCGTTAGGGAACAAAACGACGTACGTGTACGATGTCGCGGGGCGCCTCTGTCAAGTCGTCAACCCAGATGGAAGTTGCAAAACGTTCACATACACGTCGCGCGGACGCATCGCTTCGCTGGTGGATGAAAACGGACACACGACACAGTATGCATACGATGCGCTGAACGCCCTTCACACCGTACGAGACCCTTCCGTACGAGAACGTATGGCAGCCGAGTTCCAAAATGCCCCAATCGATTTAGAGAAGTGGCTGACGAATCGAGAACCAGAGCAAACACTCACGTATCAGTATAACGCGCGCGGGCTGATCGCACGGACAGTTGATGCGGCTGGACAGGTGACGCGTTATTCATATAACGGTCTAGGCCAATTAACAAGCGTTGTCGATCGCGACGGTTTCGAGACGGCGTACACCTATAATCGCAGGCAACAAGTCAGCGGGATCTCGTTTGGTGATGGACGGGAAGTGCGCTATGAATATAACCCATCCGGTCAACTCACGCGCCTTCGCGACTGGCTCGGGGTGACTGAATTTGCGTACGACGTAGGTGGGCAATTGGCACACGTCGTCGATGCCGCACAGCGCAAAACGGTCTATTCGTGGACGCCGACTGGTCAACGGGCCTCAGTCACTTACCCGGACGGCTACCGTGTGCGATACGCCTACAACGCGCTCGATCAAGTCGTCGAAGTGGCAGACGACGCGGAAAGAAAGACAACGTATGCGTACGACGCGAACGGGCAACTGCAGCGACGCGTCTTACCGAACGGGCATGCGACGACGTACGCGTATGATTCCTTATCGCGGGTCACGCAGCTCACCCACGCGGACCGCGAGCGTCGCGCGTATACGTCGCAAGCTTTTACCTACGACAGAGCAGGCAATCGCATGCGTACGGTGGCAACGGATCAGGACGGGCGGCAGGAGGAAACGCGTTACGCCTACGACGAACTGCACCGCCTGACCGAAGTGACGCATAGCGACGGGTTGCGTCGCAACTACTTTTACGATCAATTGGGCAACCGCCTGGGGCGGATCGATGTACATGAAGGAAAAGAGGGTTCACTCCTACGTGCGGGAGAGCTGTACCAATACGACCGTTCCAACCGTTTGGTGCAGACGTTTGACCTCGCGCATCGCGAGACACAACGTTACAGTTACGACAAGCGGGGGAACTTAGTTGAGATATACCGAGGGGATCAGCTTGTCCAGCAGCATACGTTTGACGCGGCAAATCGGCTCGTCGAGGCTAAGACTGCGGACGGTGTTCAGACTCATTACGCATATAACGGCCTCGGTCAGAAGGTGCAACGCACCTCGCATTCCATCGTGCCGCGGGAAGGCGACGTGGCAACGTCTCAAAAGGGAGCGTTGCAGGAGCGAGCACAAACAGAGTCAGCATGTGAAGTGTCAGAGTCAGCATGCGAAGCACCACAGTCTGCATGTGAAGCGGCTACACATCATGCTGATGTACCCGTAAATGGGCAAGTTACTTCGGAAGGGCAAAACACTGAATCGTTTGTCGTCGACCCGTTGGCGGCAACAGACGATGTCCTCATGACAGTTGGCCCAGACGGTGTGCGCCGCTTTATACGCGGGGCACGAGGGACAGCCGGAGCCGATTTAATCGGTGAGGAAGTGCTTGCGCCGGGTGCCTCATCGGTTGCTGAAGCGGGAACGCCGGATGAGGGTGCACTGGCGTTAGACGGGGTGTTGGACGCTGAGAAAACGTTTTATTACCAGCATGACACCTTAGGGAGCGCGACGCACGTCTCGTCGGATCGCGGTGACCAAGTCGTGCAGTACGCCTATGATGCATTCGGTATGCCTACTGCGGCGATGAATCCTATTGCGGAGACAGATACTATAAACTCAGCGAAAGATGATGCCGCTGATTTCTATGTGAAAGGGAATGGCGCGGGCGATGCCGAAGTAGGAACATCGATGAGTGCAATGAGTGCCTCCGATGGGGACTTTTGTTTCGATGCGTTTGCAGGTCCTTCAGTATCGGCTTCTTACACCGGCCACTCCTTTGAAGCTGCCACAGGTCTGTACGATGCGGGGGCGCGGCACTACATGCCGGCAATCGGTCGCTTTATTTCCGAGGATCCTTGGGGAGGCAACGCCTTCCATCCGCAAACGACCAACCCGTATCCGTATGTGTTGAACCAACCACTGAAGTATGTGGATGCAACGGGGAGGAAGCCGCATATAGCGGTGCAACCGGGGGCGGTGAGTAATACAGGATCCGAATTTGAAAAGACGTTAAAAAAACTGTTTGATCCGAAGCATGCGGCCGAAGATGTAAAAAAATTATTTCCTGTTGATCCACACATGTTTAATGAGGATATCTTTATAAAAGATGTCAGGCCACCCTTTTCACAAATCTACGAACATATAGTTAAGGTTGATGAACTTGGAGTGAGTAACCAAGGTGCGGTTGCCGTTGGCGGGGTGGCTCCAGGACCGGGGGCAATTATCGGCAGTGTTTTGACTATCGCTGTAGCTTTAGGATTAATGGAGCTTGGTGAGCCTGAGATTCCTGGGTGGGATGGCACCAGGAGGAGTGGAGGAGCTAGATGGGAAGAAAATGTTCCGGAAAACTTCGAGGTTCATCGTGTTACAATAGCCGATTTAGAGGATTTGTACATTTTTTCCATGAGGCCTGAAACTAAAAAGATGAATGATAATCTTAAGAATGACCTTAACGAAAGGGTGGTAAATTACCACAAAGGGCCTAACAAGTCTGACAGTGAGAAACAGAGACAGGAAACAAAAGAGATGGGTAGTAAAAGAATACAGGAAAATGACATGCCTGTGATAATGTCTACTGGTCACATGCCAAAATGGTTTGTGAATACTAATTTGACTCTACATTTAGTTGCGGCCAATGCATTATGGATAAATCCAGTCTTAGAAGGAATAGCACGGTATTTGGGGAAAACCAGTGATAGTAATTGGAAAGGGAAGTAG
- a CDS encoding YwqI/YxiC family protein, producing MGSDIKIEYHAVEKALGTLKISGQGVMQPILAYDMGQNALDVVTRMNHLNGWLERLATDYQHVLLKNVSAASEAVETMREVDRKMGTSIKSAR from the coding sequence GTGGGTAGCGACATTAAAATCGAGTATCACGCGGTGGAGAAGGCGTTAGGAACGTTAAAAATTTCGGGGCAAGGTGTCATGCAGCCCATCTTAGCTTACGATATGGGGCAAAATGCACTAGACGTCGTGACGCGGATGAATCACTTGAACGGGTGGCTTGAACGATTAGCTACGGATTACCAGCACGTTCTCTTAAAAAATGTGTCAGCTGCTAGTGAAGCTGTGGAGACGATGCGCGAGGTCGACCGGAAAATGGGCACCTCGATAAAATCTGCCAGGTGA
- a CDS encoding YwqH-like family protein yields MAPPSDAKQSVISDLQHDISNLSSQLNGNLEKIQRLDAAKTSVSHAYEQFSDDKNKIYEPALTKATWAGTHAGEFRAIRDELKKSYTALMEQTEDHVQRIQGQIAALESANRHIASAMSSKRDQISRLKS; encoded by the coding sequence ATGGCGCCACCGAGCGATGCGAAACAGTCCGTCATCTCAGACCTACAACACGACATTTCCAACCTTTCGAGTCAATTGAACGGCAACTTAGAGAAAATCCAGCGGCTCGATGCAGCGAAAACTAGTGTGTCGCATGCGTACGAGCAGTTTAGTGACGACAAAAACAAAATATATGAACCGGCATTGACTAAAGCGACGTGGGCGGGAACACACGCGGGAGAATTTCGGGCGATTCGCGATGAACTGAAGAAGTCTTACACGGCGTTAATGGAGCAAACGGAAGATCACGTGCAGCGTATTCAAGGACAAATAGCCGCCTTGGAAAGCGCTAACCGACACATCGCAAGTGCGATGTCGTCCAAACGGGATCAAATCAGTCGGTTAAAAAGTTAA
- a CDS encoding Rqc2 family fibronectin-binding protein: MAIDGIVTRALARESEQLISQGRINKIYQPNPTDLLLHIRGGGRNVRLLLSAHPVYARVHTTDETYENPLEPPMFCMLLRKHLEGGIITSVAQVGLERIITFDVRARNELGDIVNKRLIVEIMGRHSNIVLIDPASGHIYDGIRRVTPAISQYRQIVPGATYVAPPDQGKRDPLTVDKADFLKRLDFNSGRLDKQLVAAYTGIGPLLAKEIVHRAGIGSRENYWRAFHDIMADVRADTFAPTLVYGKKKDVFAAVSLTHVAGEVHRFPTMHGCVAAYFSGKAERDAVKNRTHDLMRFLSNEWKKNENKLKKMRKELADTARADEYRLYGELLTAYMYQVTPGARSIDLVNYYDEAGATVTIPLDPSRSPADNAQHYFKKYNKEKARTAHITAQIEKTAAENDYLATVLQQLESAGIEHIEDIREELIEEGYLRKQARRDGRRAKQKKDKRPELTRFTSSEGIPIYVGRNNRQNDYLTNRLASSDDTWLHTKDIPGSHVVIRGTNFGEATLMEAAQLAAFFSKGRASSQVPVDYTAVKHVRKPSGAKPGFVIYDHQKTVYVNPDEAMVRQMAQEQ; the protein is encoded by the coding sequence ATGGCAATTGACGGCATCGTTACGCGCGCGCTCGCACGTGAGAGCGAGCAGCTAATCAGCCAAGGACGCATCAATAAAATATATCAACCGAACCCGACCGACCTCCTGTTACACATTCGCGGCGGCGGTCGCAACGTGCGTCTGCTACTATCGGCGCACCCGGTGTACGCGCGCGTACATACGACCGACGAAACGTATGAAAACCCGCTTGAACCGCCGATGTTTTGCATGTTGCTGCGCAAACATCTCGAAGGCGGCATCATCACATCCGTGGCGCAAGTCGGCCTCGAACGCATAATCACCTTCGACGTGCGCGCGCGCAACGAATTAGGCGACATTGTAAATAAACGTTTAATCGTAGAAATTATGGGGCGCCACAGCAACATCGTCTTAATCGATCCGGCAAGCGGGCACATTTACGACGGCATCCGCCGCGTCACCCCCGCCATCAGCCAGTACCGGCAAATTGTGCCGGGCGCGACGTACGTAGCGCCACCTGATCAAGGGAAACGCGACCCGTTAACGGTGGACAAAGCGGACTTTTTGAAACGTCTCGACTTTAACAGCGGCCGTCTCGACAAACAGCTCGTCGCCGCTTACACGGGGATCGGGCCGCTTTTGGCTAAAGAAATTGTGCACCGCGCCGGCATCGGTTCACGGGAAAACTACTGGCGCGCCTTTCACGACATCATGGCCGACGTGCGCGCGGACACGTTCGCCCCGACACTCGTGTACGGGAAGAAAAAAGACGTGTTTGCCGCCGTTTCGCTTACCCACGTCGCGGGGGAAGTACACCGTTTTCCGACGATGCACGGGTGTGTCGCCGCTTATTTTTCTGGCAAGGCGGAACGCGACGCGGTGAAAAACCGTACGCACGATTTAATGCGTTTCCTCAGTAACGAGTGGAAAAAGAACGAAAACAAGTTAAAAAAAATGCGCAAAGAACTGGCGGATACGGCGCGCGCCGACGAGTACCGCCTGTACGGGGAACTGCTAACCGCGTATATGTACCAAGTGACGCCTGGCGCACGGTCGATCGACCTCGTCAACTACTACGACGAAGCGGGAGCGACGGTGACGATTCCGCTCGACCCGAGCCGCTCCCCGGCGGACAACGCGCAACACTATTTTAAAAAATATAATAAGGAAAAAGCGCGCACGGCACACATTACCGCGCAAATCGAAAAAACGGCAGCCGAAAACGACTATTTAGCCACTGTGTTGCAACAGTTGGAAAGCGCTGGGATCGAACATATTGAGGACATTCGCGAGGAGTTAATCGAGGAAGGCTACTTGCGCAAACAGGCGCGCCGCGACGGACGCCGCGCGAAGCAGAAAAAAGACAAACGCCCCGAGCTGACGCGCTTTACCTCTAGTGAGGGCATTCCGATTTACGTCGGCCGCAACAATCGCCAAAACGACTATTTGACGAACCGGTTAGCATCGAGCGACGATACGTGGCTACACACGAAAGACATCCCCGGCTCCCACGTCGTCATTCGCGGGACGAATTTTGGCGAAGCGACCTTAATGGAAGCGGCGCAGCTGGCGGCTTTCTTTAGTAAGGGGCGGGCGTCGTCACAAGTGCCGGTCGATTACACTGCCGTTAAGCACGTACGTAAACCGAGCGGCGCCAAACCGGGGTTCGTCATTTACGATCACCAAAAAACGGTGTACGTCAACCCCGATGAAGCGATGGTCCGCCAAATGGCGCAGGAACAGTGA
- a CDS encoding SCP2 sterol-binding domain-containing protein gives MKTADVFSELETLAKEDAAPIAGMETVYQFDLSGDDGGTYQLHLSQGTANVVQGDEQPADCCIQMSADNFKKLVRGELNAVSAFMFKKLKVKGEVGLAMKLQNIFAQYNRK, from the coding sequence ATGAAAACTGCAGACGTTTTTTCTGAGTTAGAAACGCTCGCGAAAGAAGATGCTGCACCGATCGCCGGTATGGAGACGGTGTATCAATTTGATCTGTCGGGGGATGACGGGGGGACTTACCAACTGCATTTGTCGCAAGGGACGGCGAACGTCGTGCAAGGTGACGAACAGCCCGCCGATTGCTGTATCCAAATGTCCGCCGACAATTTTAAGAAACTCGTCCGCGGCGAATTGAATGCGGTTTCTGCCTTTATGTTTAAGAAGTTAAAAGTTAAAGGCGAAGTCGGTTTGGCGATGAAACTACAAAACATTTTTGCCCAATATAACCGCAAGTAG
- a CDS encoding NAD-dependent malic enzyme, which produces MRTQANLSIILRLEMDKNKVSFGQLATAISEAEGDIVAIDVIHQSRESTVRDVTVNLPDKNSERIVNAVQQLDGIELINVSDRTFLMHIGGKIETKPKMPIKNREDLSHVYTPGVARVCMAIHEDENKAYSLTMKRNTVAVVSDGTAVLGLGDVGPRAAMPVMEGKAVLFKQFAKIDAVPICLDTTDTEEIIRTVKAIAPAFGGINLEDISSPRCFEIEQRLKEELDIPVFHDDQHGTAVVLLAGLLNALKIVGKAIETAKIVVTGIGAAGVACTKMLLSAGAKNVICVDRAGALVASEQYDNPMWQWCAAHTNAAQVTGSLSEVIEGADVFIGISGPGVLKVEDVKKMADDAIVFALANPAPEILPDEAEPYVRVMATGRSDYPNQINNVLCFPGIFRGALDCRATTINEEMKLAAAQAIASIVGDDELGEHYITPSVFNKKVAGRIREAVIRAAIDTDVARRIPREFR; this is translated from the coding sequence ATGCGAACCCAAGCGAATTTAAGTATTATCTTGCGCTTAGAAATGGACAAAAACAAAGTCTCGTTCGGACAATTAGCAACGGCGATTAGCGAAGCGGAAGGTGACATCGTCGCGATCGACGTCATCCACCAAAGCCGTGAATCGACCGTGCGCGACGTGACGGTTAATTTGCCGGACAAAAACAGTGAACGCATTGTTAATGCGGTGCAACAGTTGGACGGAATCGAACTCATTAACGTGTCAGACCGCACTTTCCTCATGCACATCGGCGGTAAAATTGAAACGAAACCTAAAATGCCGATCAAAAACCGTGAGGACTTGTCCCACGTGTATACACCTGGCGTCGCCCGCGTCTGCATGGCGATTCACGAAGACGAAAATAAAGCGTATTCGTTGACAATGAAGCGGAATACCGTCGCTGTCGTCTCCGACGGAACCGCTGTCTTAGGGCTCGGCGATGTCGGCCCGCGCGCAGCGATGCCGGTTATGGAAGGGAAAGCGGTCTTATTTAAACAGTTTGCCAAAATTGACGCCGTGCCGATCTGTCTCGATACGACCGATACGGAAGAAATTATCCGCACGGTGAAAGCGATCGCACCGGCATTCGGCGGCATTAACCTCGAGGATATTTCGTCGCCGCGCTGTTTTGAAATCGAACAGCGGCTGAAGGAAGAATTGGATATTCCCGTCTTTCACGACGACCAACACGGCACCGCCGTCGTCTTGCTCGCCGGGCTACTTAACGCCTTAAAAATTGTTGGCAAAGCGATTGAAACGGCAAAAATTGTCGTAACGGGAATCGGCGCGGCTGGCGTCGCTTGTACGAAAATGTTGCTGTCGGCCGGTGCAAAAAATGTGATTTGTGTCGATCGCGCCGGGGCGCTCGTTGCATCTGAACAGTACGACAATCCGATGTGGCAGTGGTGCGCGGCGCACACGAATGCGGCACAGGTAACGGGGAGTCTTTCGGAAGTGATTGAGGGGGCAGACGTCTTTATCGGCATTTCCGGGCCTGGTGTGTTGAAAGTAGAAGATGTGAAAAAAATGGCTGACGATGCAATCGTGTTTGCACTTGCCAACCCAGCGCCGGAAATTCTCCCTGATGAAGCTGAGCCGTACGTACGAGTCATGGCGACGGGACGTTCCGACTATCCGAACCAAATTAATAACGTGCTCTGTTTCCCAGGCATCTTTCGCGGGGCGCTCGACTGCCGTGCGACGACGATCAACGAGGAGATGAAACTCGCAGCGGCGCAGGCGATCGCTTCCATCGTCGGAGACGACGAGTTAGGCGAACACTACATTACGCCGAGTGTGTTTAACAAAAAAGTCGCCGGCCGCATTCGCGAGGCAGTCATTCGCGCGGCCATCGACACGGACGTCGCCCGCCGCATTCCGCGTGAGTTCCGTTAA